A stretch of the Vicia villosa cultivar HV-30 ecotype Madison, WI unplaced genomic scaffold, Vvil1.0 ctg.000564F_1_1, whole genome shotgun sequence genome encodes the following:
- the LOC131629409 gene encoding probable histone H2B.1: protein MAPKGEKKPAEKKPVEEKKSTVAEKTPAEKKPKAGKKLPSKDAAAAGDKKKKRNKKSVETYKIYIFKVLKQVHPDIGISSKAMGIMNSFINDIFEKLAGESSRLARYNKKPTITSREIQTAVRLVLPGELAKHAVSEGTKAVTKFTSG, encoded by the coding sequence ATGGCACCCAAAGGAGAGAAGAAACCCGCCGAGAAGAAACCCGTGGAAGAGAAGAAATCCACTGTAGCCGAGAAGACTCCCGCCGAGAAGAAACCCAAGGCCGGAAAGAAACTCCCATCTAAAGACGCTGCTGCCGCTGgagacaagaagaagaagagaaacaagAAGAGCGTGGAAACCTACAAGATCTACATCTTCAAAGTCCTAAAACAAGTTCACCCTGACATTGGTATCTCAAGCAAGGCCATGGGTATAATGAACAGTTTCATCAACGACATCTTTGAGAAGCTTGCTGGAGAGTCTTCGAGGCTTGCGAGGTATAACAAGAAGCCGACGATAACTTCGAGGGAGATTCAGACGGCGGTTAGGCTTGTTCTTCCTGGAGAGTTGGCTAAGCATGCTGTGTCCGAGGGTACTAAAGCAGTGACCAAGTTTACAAGCGGTTAG